Proteins from a genomic interval of Lycium ferocissimum isolate CSIRO_LF1 chromosome 2, AGI_CSIRO_Lferr_CH_V1, whole genome shotgun sequence:
- the LOC132038955 gene encoding protein LEAD-SENSITIVE 1 has product MAESGRWSVPEMGGILSNKIPKDDLKPGDHIYSWRNAYLYAHHGIYVGDGMVIHFTRAAGQEIGTGTVLDRFIFSSSPSHPSDSPCPRCGDQSRTEGVISSCLECFLSGGELYLFQYGVSPALFIAKTRGGTCTLAPSDPPEHVLHRAKFLLQNGFGAYNIFKNNCEDFAIYCKTGLLVFTNISVGRSGQASSFLAATTAIVSSPLRFLTTGVSGLAVVGYGVYCISRYVSDIGVRRDVMKIPVERLIPCPDLPESEPAATTTDTSKEKGS; this is encoded by the exons ATGGCGGAATCAGGGCGGTGGTCGGTGCCGGAGATGGGCGGAATCCTATCAAATAAGATCCCTAAGGACGATCTCAAGCCTGGTGATCACATCTATTCTTGGAGAAACGCTTACCTCTACGCTCATCACG GTATATATGTTGGCGATGGTATGGTTATCCATTTTACTCGAGCTGCAGGTCAAGAGATTGGAACTGGAACAGTTTTAGACCGTTTCATATTCAGCTCATCTCCTTCACATCCCTCTGACTCCCCATGTCCTAGATGCGGTGATCAATCAAGGACCGAAGGTGTTATCTCATCATGCCTGGAATGTTTTCTTTCTGGGGGTGAACTCTATCTTTTTCAGTATGGTGTCTCCCCAGCTCTTTTTATTGCTAAAACTCGAGGAGGAACATGCACTCTTGCCCCTTCTGATCCACCGGAGCACGTCCTTCACCGTGCTAAATTCCTCCTTCAGAACGGTTTTGGGGCTTACAACATATTCAAGAACAACTGTGAGGATTTTGCAATCTACTGCAAGACCGGTTTGCTAGTCTTTACAAATATCAGTGTAGGCCGGAGTGGGCAGGCGTCATCCTTTTTAGCTGCCACAACAGCTATTGTTTCATCACCACTGCGCTTTCTAACTACAGGCGTTTCTGGTCTGGCGGTTGTGGGTTATGGTGTTTACTGTATCAGCCGGTATGTTTCTGATATTGGTGTACGTCGTGATGTCATGAAGATCCCTGTTGAGAGACTTATCCCATGCCCTGACCTTCCAGAGTCTGAGCCTGCTGCTACTACTACTGATACATCAAAGGAAAAGGGGTCGTAG